Below is a window of Candidatus Taylorbacteria bacterium DNA.
CGTACATACCAACAAGGACGTCATATGAACCGGGAGGAATGTCAGAAGTAGACTTGGATGATGGAGTAGACATGGTTCCTGCAGGCCACTGCGCCGTTGGTGGATTTGGGAAGAAGCCAAAGTTAACTTCTTTGCTCCGATCAGCTTTGTTGCGCAAGAATACGAATACCGACCAGTTTTGCTTTGCTAGAGAAAGTCTGTACGGTCCTCCAGACCAATTCAAAGTATAGTTCAGAGTCTGACCAGCTTGGATAGTAGAAGGCGCATTCCAAGGGAGGACGGTGGGGGTTCCGGCTGCTGGGTTGGTAGTAACGGGAGGAAGTGTCGTAGTTGGAGGAGGATTGGTTGTTGCGGGGGGATTGGCGGGAACAGGTGTTACCGGAGGGTTTGAAGGGGTTACTGGTGTAACCGTTGTTGGCACATACCTAAAGACTACCTTTGATACTTGGCCAGCAGTTATATTCACTGGCACCGAACAAAAACCAAGAGAGCAGGTAACATTGGTTTTTGAATATGATGATTGACTGCCGATGAGACACTCTGTCCCCTGATTGTTGAGGCCTCCGCCTGCAAATGTGCACGAAGCCGAGTATTCATCATATCCAAAAAGATCGGTGGCGTATGCGGTGTGTTGACCTACTGACGGATTAAATTGCCCTGCTCCTGTGCCGGAGCCTAGAGAAACTGTATACGGGTTTGCTGCTCCTACGGAAGAAATACTGTCCACGGTCGCCTGTGTTCCGGAAATAGGATTGAGATCGGCATCTACTCGCTTGATGATGAGGTTGGGAGAAAATGTGGACACGGTCCCAGCCCCAGAACCGGTACTTATAAAACTTGCCCTACTTGCACCTACAAATGGCGCAGTTGAAGGAGAAACTCCGCTCTGCTGACCATTGTAGACTATCACGTCAGTCGAACCGCTGAACCTAACCCCGTCGGAAGAAATCTTGACTTGGTATTTTGTGCCGTTCGTAGAACCAACCATGTCGTTTGGTAGATCTATAGAAAGAAACCATTGGGCCGACGTAGATTGGTTGTCGATGGTAAGAGTCTTTGTGTAGTTTTTACCGGTAATATTGACATAATATCTAGCGATGGAAGGGTCTATGATAATAGCGTCTCGCGGCCACACATTATACGGTGCAGTTGGGGAGAAATTTTGTATGTAGACCTTAGATAGAGTACACGAAGATGTATTGGTCTCTGACGGACACGTACGCACAGCATACTGATAATCCCTCACTACCTTGTGGGATGTCTGATACAGTCTCATCGATGAGAGGTTCGGACTAACTATCTTCAAGGTAGATGGCGGGCTCCAAGTCTTTTCCCCATCTATGGAATAACTCACTTGAATAGACGAGCCGACGACGGCATTGGCGGAAACAGTAAATGGAGTGGCGGGAACCGAAGTGAAATCCACTTGTCCATTGCCTATAGATCCACCTATAGTTCCAGAAAATATTCTGGTAGTGCTTAGATTGCTCAATGTCACCGTATTGGTCGGATAGACAACGCGGACTGAAGAAGTTTTCACTGTAGAAAGAGCTCCCAGTAAAATATACATCTGTTCACCGCGATAGGCGGTTTTGGTCGATGCTGCAAAAGCTTCAAGCACGATGAACTCTGGAGCTTTCGGTGTGACCTGTGTAGCTGTTTGTCCGCCTTGTACACCACCAGTGGCTGTAGAGGTGACTTTGTCCAAATATCGCTCTTCAACCCAACCCGTGCCTGCATAATCAAAGTCAACCGCCCATGACCAAGTACCGAGACTATTGGACAGTGCTGGAACATTCGGTCGTATTGTACCGACAAAGTCTTTTTTGGCAGTGTTTCCATTTGTTAGTTCAACAGAAACGTTGGAATTGATCTTAACGCGATCACCTGTCTTAAACTTGGTTGAAATCTGAGAAGCTGTCGGTGTAACCCCTTGAGCATGAATCGGGTTAGCTACTATAAAGGTGAAGGCCAGTACAATCGCCGACAAAGCTAAGAAACGTGCATATGTTTTCATAAAAATCAAAATTAATTACAGCTTCTAAATGATACAGAAAGTATACAGTATTGACTTCCGCATACCAAGATAGTTATACACAAGCATATTGCTAAAAGTTGAACGGTCGGAGACATTTTCTATCACAGCGATGCATCATCGAAGCGCGTTTGTATAGCAAATGAAGTAAATTTCATCCCACAAGGGCAACTTTCTGAACTCTCCCAAAGAAAAAAGGATGTCCACTTGGAACATCCTCGATGTAACTGACTGAAACTTTGACGACCGTCTACCAGGTCCAGGACGGACGATGACCCGCAAAATTGCGGCGGACCCAGGAGGCAAACTCGCCAAACGTGAAGTGGCAGTAGATAGACTGCGCTTCCTGCGCAATCCTTCGCCATTTTTTTTCGCCGAGGCGAAGCCACGCCAGCGTTAACCGCTGGAGATTCGCCTTTTCCTCGCTAATCAAGCCGAGGCCGTATTTGAACGCTATCAGACACGCCTTTGCAAGTGAAATCCGGTTTACAAAAACCTTCATCACCACCCCCTTCCTCATTGTCTTGGAGAGCATGTCTCCTCGTGCGAATGCCGACGTTGCATCGGCTTTTGAGTGGATGGTTGATGTGGATTCCGTCTTGCCTGTTTTTTTCATGGAGTTCTACCTTTACCGTTGTACTGCTGTTTGTTTTTGTTGGTCGGAGAGGAATAGGCCAACATACAAGAACACGACTCCCATTTCCTGTAGGAGAACAGCTCCAAGAAGGAATCTACCATAAAGAAAATTAAATAGCAACCCCCCGCCCCCGCCATATGGGGAAAAACCTCATTTCTTTAAAACTGCGCTATTTCATTCGAAGAAACGATACTCCAAATGCCTCCGGTTTCTTTTGCCAGCGTCTCCACATTGGAATAGGTATTTTGGAATCGAGAACGGGTCCGAATGAGCAAATCCACTCCCTGGGGCATTATTGAAAAAATCGTGCATTTGTGCTCGGTCTCCGTTTCCGAAAGTGAAATCTCATCTCCTCCAGATGACGGCGAATATGCGCTATTTGTTGATAATTTTAAAAGCGCGATGTCTCTGCAACTTTTCGCAAATGACGAGCTCATCTCCTTAAATTCAGAATCTAAAACATTGAACCTCGCCGAGAATCCCCCGAGATTCAGCGTGAAAACAATGGTCGTCATAATAAGAGAGATGAGAATGACCGAAATCAGCGCGATGAACCCTTTTTCTTTTTTAGATGAACACGTCATTGAATCAATTTGATTAACTCATATACTTCTCCTTTAATCGTAAGGAAAACTTTCACGAATTCTTTTCCGTTCGCGCTCTCGTGTTCAAATGATAGAGCGTCAATGGAAACAAAATCGCTATTCAATTTATTTTCGGGTGATGCTCCTCTTCTTAGCATGATACTTTTTCCCGCTGGGTCAAAACTCAACGTTAAAGAAATTCCGGACCCGCGCAGAGAGAGCGTTGACCCAGAACTACCCAATGCGGGCACTGATACAGACGTAACTCCGGCAAACAAGGAATCAATCTTTTTGAGCAAGAAATTTGTCTCTTCAATGAGCAGGACTTTTTCGCTCATGGCATTTTCGTTTGCAATAACCTGATATGCAGTCTGAAGAAAACTTCCCATGATAAGAGCAAGAAGGGCAATGTAAATGAGAGACTCGATGAGGGTGAAGCCGCGGGAATATGTAACATGTAACTTGTAACATGAAACATGGAAAAATCTTTTTTGCATTTTTGATTTCATGGTCAAATGTTAAATGTTACATGCTACATGCTTCCTGTCATTCCTAGTTTCCTTTTACAAATATTATTTTGTTTGGAGTTGCAACATACATTGTATTCCCCTCGCAGTCGAGGCTTATGCCGTCTCCATTCAAGTTGATGTCTCCAATTTTTACAATGTTGCTCGGGTCTTTCACATTCCATATTTGAAATTCTTCCGCCCCAACTAGTGTTGCAAGAAATGCCTTGTCGCTTCGAACAAAAATGTCATTCACACTCTTCCCTATTTTTTCCGACCCAACCGAGCTCTCAGATTTTGTATCAATAATGTGCAATTCATGATTAGACGCGATCGTTCCTCCATAAGTTCTTCCGAGATAAACCGTATCCCCCAATGGATAAAGACTCTTCCCGCTCTGGGTTAGAAATTGAGTCAATGTAATACTTCCGATTTCCTTGATATCACTGGGATCATTCACATCCAAAATTCTCATTTGTTTACTGCTGGCGGTAGCTAGATACGCCTTCGCTCCGACAACATAGATGTCGTTTACTACATTCCCTATCTCAAAGCTTCCGAGCAATGAGGGACTAAGAGGGTCAGAGACATCTATAACGGAGAATTCAGGGTAGCTCGGTGAATTATTTGTTCCGAGAAACACTTTTTTATTCGAATAGAAAATGCTACTCGAAGTTCTATTGTCATTTATTCCTACAATGGAAGGCAACTTCAATTCTTTTTTAAGCAATGGATTAGAAGAATCAGACACATCAATAATCTGAAGTTGCGCGTTTATGCTTCCATTTGCAACATACGCGTAATCTCCTGCTACATGCAGAGCGTTGAGACCTGGGCCCGTGGTTATACTCGATACTATTTGAATATCTGAATGATTAGAAATATCCACAATGTGAAAATCGGGTTGAAGCGGAGTGCTTGAATTCGTCGTCACATATATTTTATTATTGAGAACATCAATTTGGGTGATGTCAGTGAGACTTGAAATAGACGCAATTTCGCTTGGATTACTCCAATCATCGGTTAGAAACATGTCGCAGGTATCCGTTCCGAGAGCGTTTTCTGAATTCGTCGCAATTCTTGATAGTACCACTTGGTGTTTTCCACCATCCCAACTGACAGCGCTTTCTACAGATTTCGCAAAATTCGTTATCGGTTCAACAGTAATTGTTTTTTCAAAAATCCCGTCGGCAACCAAAGTGTTTTGCAGAGAATAGAAATCTTCGAGTAGAAAGATTTCGAGTCCTGATTTTGCTTTTGCGAGAGCGATTAGCGACAGTTCCGCCTGCAAAATCATGCTCCTGCTCCCGAAAGAAACCAAAATCACGGCAGTTATAACCAAAATACCCACTGAAAAAGCAACAAGTATTTCAAGCGTGCTCATGCCTTGTGAAGATTGTTCGTTCATTTGATTTCACCAGTTGATCGTTCCTTCATCTCCAATTGAAATTGACTTTGTTTGACCGTCCTCGCTAAGTGTGATAACTCCCAGCTGGACGGGGTTTGCGGAAAGCGCATTGAAGAGGATTTCATCAAGACCAGTCGTTGCAACCGCGGTATTTCTTTCAAATAATTGATTCTTAGAATCATTCGGATTATAGGGAGTCCCCTCAAAGAGAACGTAGTTCCCGGCATCTATGTGAACTCCATGCGGAAGTCCTCGAACATTATTGAGAGCCATGCTTCTCGCTTTGTAAATAAGGGTCACAAGCGTGTTCTCTTCGGAGAAAAAACTATATCTTTTGTACGAGTTAAGCGAAACAAAAATTCCAGTCGAAAGAATGAGAGAGAATAGAGCCATGACGACAAGGATTTCTATGAGAGTGAATCCCGCAGTGCATTTAACATGTAACATGTAACATCTGACCGAATTTAATTGGATGTGAATTTTTTTTCTCATGTCAAATGTCTTCTAGGTCCTAGGGTTTCAAATTTTGAGTAATTTGATAAATAGGAGTGATAATCGAGACCGCCACAAAACCGACTACAAGCCCCATCCCAACCATAAGAATTGGCTCAAGAGTGCTTGCGAGATTTCTCGTACCATCATCTACCTCACCTTCATGCAATGTCGAAAGATACATGAGAGTATCGCCCAAATTTCCTGAAGTCTCGCCGATTGCAATCATCTGAATAGAAACATCGGGGAAGAGATTCGGACTTTTGCTCATACAGGAAGAGATTTTTTCCCCTGACTCCACTTCTTTCGAAAATTCTTTTAATGCTTTCTTGTACACCAAGTTCGAAGCTGAATCTGCGGTGATGGAAAGTGCGTCGGTAATTTTCACACCGCTTTTCAAAAGCAATCCCAAAGTCCTTGTGAAATTTGCCATCGAATAACTTTTGATCATGGTATTCGCCACAGGAATCTTTAGAAGGAAAAAATGGAGATAGAATCGAAAAGATTCCGAACGTCTGACAAGAATTGAGCTTGCAATGAATACTCCTGCGCCCACTGCGAGCGAGTACAGACCGAAATGACGAATAAAATTGCTCACAAAAATGAGAGCGCGTGTCGAGAAAGGCAGGGTGACGTGAAGGCTCTGGAAGATAGGGAGCAATTTGGGGAAAATATAGGCGGTAAGAAGCGCGGTGATACCGATGGTTGCAGTCGTAATAAATATGGGATAGATGAGCGCGCTTTGAATTTTTCGCTTCAATTCGTCCTTCTTCTTCAATTCTTCTGCTAAATAATTGAGATTCTGACTTAAAATTCCGCTCACTTCTCCAACTTTAATGATATGAATTGAAAGCTCTCCAAAAATGGAACGGGATTTGCGAAGACTTGTTGAGAGATACTGCCCGCTCGAAACATCACTCACGAGCCTTTCATACACCACTGTCTTTGATTTCGATCTGTTTTGATTCTTGAGAATTATGAGACTGTCGAGAAGAGGCACCCCTGCCCCCGTCAAAAATGCGAGCCTTTTTGAAAAATGTGCCTGGTCTTTGAGACTGAAGCGGGCACGGAGTTTTTTAAAGAATGAATGCATAATATAATGCGAATCTACAAATATGCCTGACCGTACCCCGTCCGACCGAGTCATCCGGGCGGGCGAAACGCTACGTTCGGGCGGAGAATGCCACAAATGAAATTAAGAGTTATTCTTATTCGTATGCTTTATTCGTGAAAAGTTCTTTTCTATTCGTGTGCCCTTTTCGTTAAGGGTTCTTAACTATTCGTGTGCCCTATTCGTTATGGGTTCTTAACTATTCGTGTGCCCTATTCGTTAAGGGTTCTTAACAATTACTCGTGAATAACTCGGATAATTTCCGAAATAGTAGTCACACCCCTCGTCGCTTTCTCAAAACCATCAATAAGCATCGTCGTCATACCGCTCTCCACCCCTATATTCTTAATCTCCGCCGCCGATGTTTTTCGCAAAATAGCGTCGCGAACTTGAGGGTTGACGACCAAAACTTCATTGACCGAAATTCTTCCCTGATAGCCGGTGAAATTACAATTTTCACAGCCAGAACCGAAAAAAAATCTCTGATGATCCTCCATCATCTCATCCTGAATAACTTCAGACAGACTTTTGCGCTCCGCATCGGTGACTTCTCTTTCCACTTTGCACCCGGAGCATATTTTCCTCACCAACCGTTGCGCGATTGCGATATTGACGGTCGAAGCGACCAGGTATGAATCGATTTTCATGTCCAAAAGCCGCGGCAGTATTGTCGCGGCGTCGTTTGTGTGGAGAGTCGAGAGCAAGAGATGCCCGGTAAGAGACGTGTTCACTGCAAGAGACGCAGTCTCACTGTCCCGAATCTCTCCCACCATTATCACATTCGGGTCCTGCCTCAAGACCGACCGAAGTCCGTTCGCGAAGGTAAGTCCGCTTTTGTGATTGACTTGGATTTGTTCGATTCCTTCGACTGCGTATTCGATCGGGTCTTCAATCGTAATCACCGACACATCTCTCGTGTTTAAGAGTTTGATGAGCGTGTAGAGAGTGGTGGTCTTGCCAGAGCCCGTGGGACCGGTCGCAAGAATCATGCCGTGAGGTTTGCGCAGGGCCTTCAAAATCTTTTCCCTGTTTGGCTCGCTGAACCCGAGAGACTCCAAGGTAAACTGCTCTCTTTTATCCGTCAAAAGCCTCAAAACCGCATTTTCTCCATGGTAAGTGGGAACAATAGACACACGAATGTCCACTGACCCTACTTCGGGCAGTGTATTTCTGAAACGTCCATCTTGAGCGCTTTGATGCTCATCCGTGCGCAAGCCCGCTAAGACTTTAATGCGAGAAATGATTTCAGAATAAATTTCCTTAGGAAAATTGTAGACGTCGTAGAGTATGCCGTCGATTCGAAGCCTCACCTTGACCGAATTCTCGAAGGGGTCAATGTGAATGTCGGACGCCTGAGAGCCTTGCGCATGCTCGATAAGACAGTCAATCAAATTAATGATGGAAATATCCTCTCCGCGTCCGAGTTCGACCTCGACCTTTGTTTTGGCCATGTTCGAAGTCTAATCAAAATATAAAAAAAGGCAACTATTCCTCATCTTTAATAATCAAACTCGTTGAAATCAGGGAGAACGATTCTTCGGTTCATGTGCAAATTATCAATGAGAGCGCAATCTTCAGGCGCCAAATCAAATTCCAGAGACGCAAAATTATCTCGAATATGAATCGGATTGCTCGCTTTTGGGATAACGACAATGCCCTTTTGCATCGTCCAATTGAGAATAATCTGGCTCGCGCTTTTTTTGTATTTTTTCGCGATATCCACAATGGTGGGAATTTTTAAATCCGCTCCCCGTGCCATCGGAGAATATGCGGTGACTGCAATAGCGTGCTTACCACAGAACTCCTCAAGCTCTTTTTGATACAAACTTGGATGAAACTCGACTTGATTTAGAGCAACCGAAATGCCGGTCGCGATTACATCCTCCAAATGATGAATGGTAAAATTCGAAACCCCGATTGACCGAACCAATCCTACTTCGACAAGCTCCCGCATCGCCTCCAGCGTTTCCCCAATCGGCACATCCTTATTCGGCCAGTGAAGTAGATAGAGGTCGAGATAATCGAGACCAAGTTCTTTGAGCGCTCTTTGGCATGCCCCTTTCACTTTTCCTTTTTCAAATTCATCTCTCCATAGTTTAGATGTGATGAAAAGTTCCTCTCTCGGAACACGCGACTCTTTTATTGCAAGACCGACTTCCTTGTGATTCTCGTATGCGTCTGCGGTATCTACGTGCCTGTACCCGACTTCGAGCGCCGTCAAAACTGCCATTTTCGCTTTCGCCCCGAGAAGCTCCCATGTTCCGAAACCCAAAATAGGAATCGTCAGGTTATCATTGAGGGTAAGAATTTTTTTCATCCCGTAGTGAAAAATGGCATTGCTCTTTCGGAGTTTTTGCCATCTTCTCGTTATTACTTATTAAATCTAATTCGCATGTTTTTATTTTTTTATCACGACTTTCAAATGCCATTTTCTACTACGGGATTCTGAAAATAATTGTAGTTACGAGTATTTGTCCCAATGCTT
It encodes the following:
- a CDS encoding aldo/keto reductase gives rise to the protein MKKILTLNDNLTIPILGFGTWELLGAKAKMAVLTALEVGYRHVDTADAYENHKEVGLAIKESRVPREELFITSKLWRDEFEKGKVKGACQRALKELGLDYLDLYLLHWPNKDVPIGETLEAMRELVEVGLVRSIGVSNFTIHHLEDVIATGISVALNQVEFHPSLYQKELEEFCGKHAIAVTAYSPMARGADLKIPTIVDIAKKYKKSASQIILNWTMQKGIVVIPKASNPIHIRDNFASLEFDLAPEDCALIDNLHMNRRIVLPDFNEFDY
- a CDS encoding GspE/PulE family protein encodes the protein MAKTKVEVELGRGEDISIINLIDCLIEHAQGSQASDIHIDPFENSVKVRLRIDGILYDVYNFPKEIYSEIISRIKVLAGLRTDEHQSAQDGRFRNTLPEVGSVDIRVSIVPTYHGENAVLRLLTDKREQFTLESLGFSEPNREKILKALRKPHGMILATGPTGSGKTTTLYTLIKLLNTRDVSVITIEDPIEYAVEGIEQIQVNHKSGLTFANGLRSVLRQDPNVIMVGEIRDSETASLAVNTSLTGHLLLSTLHTNDAATILPRLLDMKIDSYLVASTVNIAIAQRLVRKICSGCKVEREVTDAERKSLSEVIQDEMMEDHQRFFFGSGCENCNFTGYQGRISVNEVLVVNPQVRDAILRKTSAAEIKNIGVESGMTTMLIDGFEKATRGVTTISEIIRVIHE
- a CDS encoding type II secretion system protein translates to MRKKIHIQLNSVRCYMLHVKCTAGFTLIEILVVMALFSLILSTGIFVSLNSYKRYSFFSEENTLVTLIYKARSMALNNVRGLPHGVHIDAGNYVLFEGTPYNPNDSKNQLFERNTAVATTGLDEILFNALSANPVQLGVITLSEDGQTKSISIGDEGTINW
- a CDS encoding type II secretion system F family protein → MHSFFKKLRARFSLKDQAHFSKRLAFLTGAGVPLLDSLIILKNQNRSKSKTVVYERLVSDVSSGQYLSTSLRKSRSIFGELSIHIIKVGEVSGILSQNLNYLAEELKKKDELKRKIQSALIYPIFITTATIGITALLTAYIFPKLLPIFQSLHVTLPFSTRALIFVSNFIRHFGLYSLAVGAGVFIASSILVRRSESFRFYLHFFLLKIPVANTMIKSYSMANFTRTLGLLLKSGVKITDALSITADSASNLVYKKALKEFSKEVESGEKISSCMSKSPNLFPDVSIQMIAIGETSGNLGDTLMYLSTLHEGEVDDGTRNLASTLEPILMVGMGLVVGFVAVSIITPIYQITQNLKP
- a CDS encoding prepilin-type N-terminal cleavage/methylation domain-containing protein is translated as MKSKMQKRFFHVSCYKLHVTYSRGFTLIESLIYIALLALIMGSFLQTAYQVIANENAMSEKVLLIEETNFLLKKIDSLFAGVTSVSVPALGSSGSTLSLRGSGISLTLSFDPAGKSIMLRRGASPENKLNSDFVSIDALSFEHESANGKEFVKVFLTIKGEVYELIKLIQ